From Paenibacillus graminis:
ATCTGCGGGAGGTAGCGAACTTTGTCTCCGAGAAGCTGTCGCCGATTGATGCAGTGCTCTCTACCAAAACCAATTTTACGCTTAAAAAATACAAACAGGATGGTATCATCTTTGAAGAGCATGAGGAAGACAACCGTCTCATGATATCTCCGTAAAGGAAGTAATCATATGATCACGAATAACAGTCAGCAAACCGGAGATACAGGCAAATCCATGCATTCCTATTTGGCCCCGCTGGTCCAGCAGATTCAGCCTTCGGGCATCCGCAAGTTTTTTGATCTGGCGGCAGGCAGCAAAGATATTATCTCCCTTGGGGTCGGGGAGCCGGACTTCAAGACGCCTTGGCATGTCAGGGAAGCCTGCGTTTATTCGCTGGAGAGAGGCTTCACCGGCTATACCTCGAATGCGGGCATGCCTGAGCTGCGGGAAGGCATCTCCGAATACCTGCACACCCGCTTCGCCGTAGAATATAATCCGGCCAATGAGATCATTGCCACAGTAGGCGGGAGTGAAGCGATTGATCTGGCGCTGCGCGCCTTGATCTCGCCCGGAGATGAGATTCTTATTCCGGAGCCTTGTTATATTTCCTACTCGCCGATTACAGCAATAGGCGGAGGGATTCCTGTAGGCATTGAGACGTTCGGGGAGAACAACTTCAAGCTGACCGCCGAGGGGCTGGAAGCCAAGATTACCCCGCGTTCCAAAATCCTTATTCTCTGTTATCCCAGCAATCCGACAGGAGCGATCATGAGCCGTGAGGATTGGGAGCCGATTGCCAAGGTTGTGGAGAAACATGATCTCATCGTGATTTCGGATGAAATCTATGCCGAGCTGACGTACGGCAGTGCTCATGTCAGCTTCGCTTCCCTGCCGGGCATGAAGGACCGGACCATTCTGGTCAGCGGTTTCTCCAAGGCGTTCGCCATGACGGGCTGGCGGATGGGTTATGCCTGCGGCCACCCGGATTTGATCTCCGCGATGCTGAAGATTCACCAGTATACGGTCATGTGCGCGCCTTCCATGGGACAGGTGGCCGCGCTGGAGGCACTGACCAACGGCATGGAGGAGAAGGACCGGATGGTTGATTCGTATAACCAGCGCCGCCGCCTGATTGTCAAAGGCTTGCGCGATGCCGGTCTGGATTGCCATGAACCGCAGGGCGCATTTTACGCGTTTCCGAGCATTCGCCGGACCGGACTGACCTCTGATGAGTTCGCCCAGCGCCTGCTGCTTGAATACAAGGTGGCTGCCGTTCCAGGCAGTGTTTTCGGATTAGGGGGCGAAGGGTATCTGCGCTGCTCCTACGCCACTTCCGTCTCCCAGCTCAATGAAGCTGTTGAACGGATAGGGGCATTCGTCTTACAGCTTGAACGCGAACGAACCGAGTAATGCAGCCAAAATGAAGTAAATCGGACTATGGCGGATATTCCTGTTCTATGGTATTATTTTACTCTGGGAACAAGAAACACCTGTATATGCATTTACAAGGATTTTCTTTTCTGAATAATACTTTTAGGAGGGATGATTGTGCTCAGCGCCGATTATTACTTGCCTTCCTTCGGCGGCGAATGTTTGACCGGAAGCGGCAAACGGCCCCCCAAAGGTGATATTAACGCACGAAGACTCTCCCTGGAAGATGAGATCCGCACACTCCGCAGCAGAATGGAACAGCTTTTTGTACAGGAGAATTCATTCACTTCGGCGAAGGTGATTGAAATCAGCAGCCTGCTGGACCTGAAAATAAATGAATACATGAAGGGGCATTCCCGCCGGCGCTAAGGCTGGGGGTTGCTTTTGATCAGGGACCTTCGGGTCCCTTTTTTGTGTCCGTATCACTCATGTGAAATTTTGATTGATTTTTACCAGCAGATCTTTGAGGAGCTTCTGCTCATCGTTGGAAAGGGATTGAACGATTTCAGCCTCTACCTGTTGAAAAGACCTTTTGAACTCTTCGATTAATTCAACTCCTTTGGGCAGTACAAAAATATTTTTTTGCCGCTCGTTATGGGCTGGGATTTTGCGTTCGATGTATCCTTTTTTTTCAAGACCCTGAAGTATGCTCGTAATGCTTGCCCCGCGGGCATGGAACCGGTCCGAGAGATCCCTCTGAATTATCCCCTTCTCTTGATGCTTATGAATATATTCGATCATTTTTCCTTGCTGGGCATTTAATCCTAATTCTCTAATGCTCTCATCAGCCCGCCTTTTCAACTTCAGCCCGATGAGCTGCAGTAATTCCAGATAGGGTGTATTCTGCTGAGTATTCATTAACATTTTTCCTCCTTACTCATGGACTATTAAAGTTCTAATTATCAATAAGGAAACTTTATTAGGATTGAAAAGAATTGTCAACATAATATTCGTATATTGACAATTAGAATTCTAATAATTAAAATACAATCAATCGGTTCGTCGTTAAGACGACCTGAACAAACTGAGGAGGTAATAAAATGAGCAGCGGCGAACAAAGATATCCAATGGCAGGGGTAACGGCTATTACGAATGCCCGTATTTTTGATGGGGAGAAGGTTATCGGAGCAAGACATATTTTGATTCAAGGAGGCACGATCATCGCTGTTGGGGGAGAGATTCCGGCACATGCGGCCGTTATTAATGCGGATAATGCGATGTTAATGCCTGGTCTTATGGATGCACATGTTCATACCTCCATTGGCGGCTTGCGGGATGCTTTGAAATTCGGCGTCACGACTGAACTTGAGATGAATGGCGGTTTTACGAAAAAAGGGCGTGAAATTCAGTTACAGAATTTAAGTGACGTCGCGGACGTCCGTTCAGCCGGTATGGCTGTCACTGCTCCAGGCGGTCATCCCGACGAATTATTGCCGGATCATGATGGTGGGATTCCTGATTTTGTGCTTAAAGAATTAGAGAAGTTAACGGAGAAAGAACGAAATGCGATGCTCGAAGCTTTTGCCCATGATCATGATGAGGCCCCTCAAGTGACGACCATAGAAGAAGCGGTCAAACATGTTCATACTCAAGTGGAGAACGGCGCCGATTATATTAAAATCATGATTGAAGAAGGAACGGTCATGGGGGTGCCGGGACTCCCAGTTTTAAGCGAAGACATTCTAAAAGCGGCTGTGAGAGAAGCGCATAAGCTGAATAAAATCGTCCTGGCGCACGTATTGACAGCTGACTCTTCGCTATCTGCCATCCAAATGGGTGTTGACGGCCTAGCCCACTTATTTATCGACCGGCCTGAATCAACGTCCGAAGTAGTGGCAGCTATTAAAGATTCCGGTGCGTTTGTTACCCCTTGTTTGGTATTGAACGCGTCGATCATCGGAAATCCGGCGTCCGAACTGGCTGGCGATCCGCGGGTGAACTCGAAATTAAGCCCGGAATGGATCGATATCTTGAATTCCAGCTTTAATACTTATCCGCAAGGGAGCCTGGAAAACAGCTTCAAAAGTGTCATGGATCTTCACAAGGCCGGAGTTGATATTCTCGTCGGGACTGACGTCTCTCCCGTTCCGCTCCACAACCTCGGAGGCCTTGCTCATGGGGCCAGTGTTCATCATGAGATGCAATTGCTGGTGAAGGCGGGCTTCACTCCTGTAGAAGCCCTTCAGTCAGCTACCTCCAAGCCGGCCCGCCGCTTCGGTCTCCAGGACCGGGGGCGCATTGCCGAAGGCATGCGTGCGGATCTGGTGCTGGTAGAAGGTGACCCGACAACTAACATTTCAGACAGCCTATCCATCCAAGCAGTGTGGTTAAAAGGAGCGGGGCAGCAGATTCATTAGAAATCGTATATAAAGTTGTTGGCGGACTGCACTCCCCTGCCGGGCAAGGCAGGGGAGTGTCTTTTAACAGTCAAAAGTGAAGCAGGCAAGGAAGCCGTACTGCATTTTTACAACATTCTTACAACAGAATGAAAGCGATTGCAGTCTAAGAGAAACTTTATTTTTTAATAGGAGAATAGAAGCTGGACCGCAAGCGGGAATTCATCAGGCTGCTGACAGACGGGTGATTCCGCTATCAGTCATACCGGGGGCCGGATTAAGCGGAGCGTCCCTTCTACGTCCACAGGCGGAAATGAGAAGCAGGCGGCAGCCCGATGGCGGGGTCCGGCAATAGGCATATAATGATCTCATGTGAGTAGACAAGGATGCGGCTGTGCTGCACAAGAAAGAGGATGAGAATCATGTTAAAGGCTGAAATGCTGCGGGACCCGGGTACTTTTGACAGATTGGAGCTAACGCCTGCTGGGGCCGTGAACCCGGTAAATGGACAATGTTATCCGTGGGAGCACGGATTTTATGCTTTTCTGAATGAGGCTGATACGGAAGGCAGCAACAAAAAGTATCTGGAAATGTACAATAAAATCGCCCGTTTTTACCGGCTGAGCAACAAAGCCTATTTCGCACTTAAATTTGGCGGGGAACGGAACTATAGACGACAGTTTCTCTCCGTGCTTGAGCTGCGGGACGGCGATCGTGTGCTGGAGACCTCAGTGGGCAGCGCAGATAATTTCCCCTATATTGATGCAAAGGCTGAGTTCTATGGATTGGATATCTCCAGCGGGATGCTGAAGCAGGCGGTCCGCAATCTGCGGCGCTGGAAGCTCAAGGCTGAGTTGTTTCAGGGGCAAGCAGAGCATCTGCCTTTTCAGGACAAGATGTTCGACTGTGTGTATCATGTAGGGGGCATCAATTATTTCAGTGATCCGGGCCGTGCGGTGCTGGAGATGATCCGGGTGGCGAAAAGCGGCACCAGGCTGATGATTGCCGATGAGACGGAGAAGCTGGTCAAAGGAACTTATGTGAAGGTGCCGGTGGTCAAGGGTTATTTTGAAAAGGGGAAGGATTTGCCGGGTATTCTGGGCCTGGTTCCGGAGAATATGCTGGAGATAGAGTACAGAGAAGTCTGCAAAGGTATGATGTACTGCATTACGTTTAGAAAACCGTAAATGCAGCAGAATAGCTGCTGCTCATCCCGGCTCAGGATTTTGCATATCAGAAATTCCGGTCTTTGTTTGCCTAATGTATATAGGAACGTATAAACTAATTACATGTGACTTATTAGACAGGGGGACAAACAATGGCGATCTATACACGTACAGGTGACAAAGGGGAAACCTCGGTTATTGGCGGCAGAGTGGGCAAGGATGATGTGCGCGTGGAGGCCTATGGCACGATTGATGAGCTGAACAGCTTTGTCGGCCAGGCGCGCAGCCTGATGGAGGACGCGAAGTTCGCAGATGTCCGGGAGCAGCTGCTGGAGATCCAGCATGAGCTGTTCGATTGCGGCTCAGATCTGGCTTTTGTGAAGCTTAGCGAGAACAAATATAAGGTGAAAAGCGGGATGGCAGAACGCCTCGAAGGCTGGATCGATGCCCTGCAGGCGGAGAATCCGGTGCTGGAGCGTTTCATTCTGCCGGGGGGGAGCCAGCTCTCTTCTGTGCTGCATGTCTGCCGCACCGTCTGCAGGCGCGCGGAACGGCGTGCGGTGACGCTGGGACGGAGTGCAGAGATCAACCAGGAGGCTGTGATTTATCTGAACCGGCTGTCGGATTATTTTTTTGCGCTGGCCCGCGCGGCCAATACACGGCTAGGGATTGCTGATGTAGAATATGTGCGCAGCAAAAAGGTGTTCCGCAACTAAGATGACGATGAGCTATTATTCACCGATTACCTATCAAGTGCCGCCGTCCGAGGACGGCTGGCTGCTGAAGACCATCCTGCAGAAGCGGATGGACGTTTCCCGCAAGCTGCTGTCCCGGCTCAAAATGACGGAGCAGGGCATCATGCTGAATGGCGAACGGGTTTACATAAGCGTCCGGGTCTACGCAGGAGATACTGTACAGATCCGTATGGAGCAGGAGACCTCGGAGGATATTTTGCCGCAGCCGCTTCCTTTTGAGATCCTCTATGAGGATGAACATCTGCTGGTCGTCAACAAGGCGGCAGGAATGATTGTGCATCCGACCCACGGGCATTACACGGATACATTGGCGAACGGAGTCGTCTATTACTGGGCGCAAAAGGGCGAGCAGTTCCGCTTCCGTCCCGTCCACCGGCTGGATCAGGAGACTTCCGGCGTGCTGGTCATTGCGAAGAATCCATACAGCCACCAGCATATTTCCGAGCAGATGATTGCCGGAACAGTGGACAAGCGTTATCACGCTTGGGTCCACGGTGTTCCTGCTGCGCTGAGCGGCGATATTGACGGCCCGATCGACCGCGATCCGGCGGAGCCGCACCGGCGGATCGTGACGCCGGACGGCTATCCTTCCTTGACCCGGTACGAGGTCAAGGAGGTGTATTCCGGCGCAGCAAAAGTCGAGCTGAAGCTGGAGAGCGGCCGCACCCATCAGATCCGGGTGCATATGGGCTCCATCGGCTGCCCGCTGATCGGTGACGGCATGTACCGCCACCCGCTATACAGCAAAGCGGGCCTGTCGGCTGAGGAGCCGGGGGATCCGGTCCCGGTGAAGCCGGCGCAGCTGCGTCGGACAGCGGAGCTGGAAGCCGGAGAGCGGGCGCAGCTGGAGCGGATAGCAGAGCTGGGAGCCGGAGAGCGGGCGCAGCTGGAGCGGATAGCGGAGCTGGATGCGTCCATTCCGCGCCAGGCGCTGCACGCGGTGCGGCTGTCCTTCCAGCATCCGGTGCTGCGCACGGAGCTGGTGTTTGAAGCTCCGCTGCCGCCGGATCTGGCGCTGCTGCAGGCTAAGCTGCAGCGGGAGACAGCGGCAGCGGAACTGCCCGGCAGTGATCGAAATCAGAGGTAAAAATACCTCTGATTTGTCCCAAGTGAGCTAGAAAGGGAAATGAGAGGTAAAAGTACCTTTAATTTGGCCACAAGTGAGCTATAAAAGGAAATGAGAGGTAAAAGTGCCTTTGATTTTGTCCCAAGTGAGCTATAGGAGGAAATGAGAGGTAAAAATACCTCTGATTTGTCCCAAGTAAGCTATAGGAGGAAATGAGAGGAGAAAGTGCCTTTGAATTTGTCACAAGTGAGCTATAGAAGGAAATGAGAGGTAAAAGTACCTTTGCTTTAAACTCTACTATTTACTTTAACTTACACAACCTATCATTCTCAATATACACTGAAGGAGCAGCCGATGAGTCATTTAAAAGTCTATCAATATCCCAAATGCAGCACGTGCCGCAGTGCGGTAAAGTGGTTAAAGGAAGCAGGCCATGAGCTGGAGCTGCAGCATATCGCTGAGCAGCCGCCTACCGCCCAAGAACTGCGCGTGCTGGTGGCGAACAGCGGGCTTGAGCTGAAGAAGTTTTTTAATACAAGCGGTGAGGTGTATAAGAACCTTGGGCTGAAGGACAAGCTTCCGCATCTCAGTGAGGAGGAGCAGCTGGAGCTGCTGTCCAAGCACGGCATGCTGATCAAACGTCCGGTTGTCACTGACGGCAAGAAGGTTACCGTGGGCTTTAAGGAAGAGGCGTTCAGCGAATCCTGGTCTATGTAGCATCCGGGTTTCCCTGCTGCGGAAGGGCGTCCAAGCTTTTCTGCTATTCCAGTGCGCCGAATCGGGCTGTACCTCCGGGACAGCGTTCTGAATTGACATTAGCTTAACCCGGCGTTGATACTGTGATGATTCTTCCGCTTTAAAGTAAACCTGAGAGCGCCAACTTAAAGCCGCAGGGTAGGAGACGAGGAGAAAACCCTCTATGCGTCAGAGTGAATACAGGCCCATTCCGGGTCTGATTACACTTTGACGGATTGTAGGGTTTTTTGTGCTGCTCAGATTTCACTACGAACATTTGGGAGGGTACAGTCACAGATGCAAAAAGTGCAAAAAGTGCAAAAAGTGAGAACAGCAAAAAAGCTGGTGAACCTGGTGGCGATTGCAGCTATATTGACCGGCTTACTGGATACGTCATTATTGTCCGCAACCGCTTCGGCTGCCGTGTTCTCAACAGCGGCGCCTGAAATGTCATCACCAGCAACAGCAGAGTCACCGGAACCGGAAAATGTTCTACTGGAACCTACAGCACCGACACTTGCAGCACCGATACCTACAGCACCGGTATCTGCAGGGTCAGCAGCTGCCGAGCCTGGTAGAGCGGAAGCTGAGGTCAGACGAACACTGACCGCTCCGCTGATTGACGGCAAACTGGACGAAAGCTTCTGGAGTCTTGACGAGTCATTAAGCGTGCGGACCGGGGAGCCGGCAGGGGAGAAAAGCAGCTTCGGGCTGCTGTGGGACAGCACTTATTTATACATCGCCGTTGATGCGCCTGACAGCACACCGATCCACAACGGTACGGGGTATTGGTTCGATCAGGACAATCTGAATCTGTTTCTCGACCCGACGCTGCACCGCTCATCCCCTTTTGCGAAGGAGGATATGCAGATCGGCATCCTCTATCAGCCGGGCAGCAGCACGCCTGAATTCCGCTTCGGTGCGGCGCTGAACAATCATCAGGGCAAGGATGAGAAGCAGGTGCTGCGTGCTATCCAACAGACCGGGCAGGGCTGGAGCGCGGAAATGGCTGTACCTTGGGAGATGCTGGGCCTGGACCCGCATCTGAAGAAGCAATTGGGGCTGGAGCTGAGTGTGACTGACCGGCTGGAGAAATCTGACGCCACAGCGCAGCGCACGGGGTACTGGAGCGCCTACAATTCCTCCAGCTTCTGGAATGATACTTCCGGCTATGGAGTCATTACGTTGAGTGACGAACAACCGGCCAGCGGGGAGATGAATCCAATACTGCTGGAGGAAAATTTTGACGGTTACGCGGATGGAGCCATACCCGAAGACTGGATTGCCGACGGGAGTGCAGGCAGCAGCCCGTTTGCGGTAGTGCGGGAGCCGAGTGCGGTGACGGAAGCAACATACAACTCAGGCCAAGACATTACCAGTGTTATGGAAGCAACCTACGACCCAGACCAAGGCCAAAACAATAACAGTGTTACGGAAGCCGTCTACAGCAATGGCAGATTGCGGTTTGACGGCAATGCCGCCGGACGGCAGGGCCGGATTGTGGCCCCGGTGCAGGCGGATCATTATGTGATTGAAGCGGATGTCCGCTTCGAAAGTGTGCTGAACAGTGCCCGCTGGGCAGCGCTTATGTTCCGCGTCCCGGCCAACGGCAAACTGCCGTATTACCAGATGGCGGTGCGCCAGAACGGGAAATACGAGCTGGCCTACCGGAAGCCGGACGGTGCCTGGAATGTGACGTCGGACGGAAACGGTGCACCGCTTCCCTTGAACAAGGATTATTCAATGAAGGTCCGTGTCTTCGGCGACAACGTCAAGGAATACATCAAGGCCAAGGATGAGGCGGATTATACGCTGCTGCTGGACAAACCGCTTGAGAACGGGCTGCTGGATAAAGGCAAGGTGGGCTTCCAGGCTGACCAGTCAGCGGTTTCATTTGACAACCTGAAGGTGACTCGGCTTACAGCCGACCGTCTGGAGCTGGATCTGCCGCAGCAAGCGGAGGCACTGGCGGGACCGCTTACGGTAACAGCTTCGGTGTATTATTCTGACGGGCTGACAGAGCCGGTGCAGGCCAACGGCTTAAAGCTGTACTCTTCCGACGAAAGCATTGTGCGGATTGTCAACAATCAGCCAGTGCCGGTCAAAGAAGGGCAGGCTACGGTCACAGCCGTCTACTATCAGGCGGAGGCCAGCCGTCTGCTGACCGTTACGCCTTCCAAGACAGGGGCAAAGGTGCTGAGCCTCAGTCACGAAACCGGCTATGTGCTGGCGCAGACCGGCCGGGAGCTGGCATTAGACGCGCTGGCGTTCCACGCAGAATCCAGTGACTACAGCACGGGAGAACTGAAGGGGGATGCGCTGGAATGGAGCACAGACAGCAAGGGGGTCATTCTCGGCAAAGACGGGATAACTGTCGAGACCGAAGGCATACACCAGCTGACCGGGCGGAAGGATGATGCTGTTATCAGATTAATTCTGGTGGCCAAAAAACCGGAAGCCAAGGAATACGTGTTGTTCGAGGATAACTTTGACAGCACACCGGAGGGGACGCTTCCTGACGGCTGGAAAAAGGTGCAGGGCATGACAGCCGGCAAAGCTGCCGTGAAGGGTGGAGCGCTGGAGCTGAACGCCACCGCGGCCCCGGACAATCCATTACGCTTAATGCTGCCGGATTATCTAAGCCTGTTTGGCAACTATGTGATTGAAGGTGATATCACCCACACGGACGCGCTGAATGCCTCGCGCTGGAATTCGGTGATGTTCCGGGTCCAGCAGGGCGATTATCCGTATTACCAGATGGCGGTGCGCAAAGATCCTTCCGCTGCCAATGGTGTGGAATTCGCCGAGCGGACGGCGGCCAATCAATGGAATGTAATGGAGAGAGGCTCTTATACGGAGCCTCTGGCCGAAGGTGTACCGCTGCATTATACGATCAAGGCTTACGGAAACCAGGTTCAGGAGTGGATTAACAATCAGCTGATTATCGAGACGCTTCGGGCGAACCGTTATGCCAAAGGCGGGATTGGCCTGCAGGCGGACAGCAGCAGGATGCGGGTCGATAACCTTCGGGTGACCTTGCTGGAGGAACCGCTGCCGGCACCTGTGATCGAGCCCTTCATTAAAGTGGCAGAGCCGCAAACGCAAATTGCGCTCGCCCCGACGATTGTTACAGAGATCAAGCAGTCAAGCGACCTTGGCAAGCTGGCCGCAGATCAGCTTCCGGCTACGGCAATCCTGCATCTGAACCCGGAGCTGATGGTGATTGAACCGGGAACCGGAGCCGAAATTGCCGCTCTGCCTGAGGTGCTGGCGGCAGCCGGGGACCGGGTAATCCCTGCTTTTTATGTGCATGATGCGCTGGCTGTAGACCGGCTGGTGCAGGTGCTGCGGGAACGCGGGTTGGAGGACGTGTTCGTGGTCTCGGAGCAAGGGGAGCTGATTAAGCGGGCCAGGGCGGCTTACCCGATGGCCCGCGGCATTCTCGACTTCACCGCTGCCGGGAATCCGGGGCCGGAGGAGCTGCTGGAGATGCGCCGTGCCACAACGGCCAGCGGAGCGAGAGTAGCGCTGCTGGCTGGGAATGCTGCGACCCGCGAGAATACGGCGTATCTGCAGAAGCTGGCGGTAATGGTCTGGAGTGAGGCGAAGGCGCCTGCACCTTCCGGCATGACAGCCGGATTGCATCAATTGATCACAGCCGGCGTGAACGGTCTGGTCATTGATTTGCCCTCTGCGGCCCATGCCGCACTGGCGCTGTACAACCGCGATACCACGCTGATCCGCAAGGTGCATATCATTGGACACCGCGGAATGCCTTCCGTGTCGCCGGAGAATACGATCGAAAGCAACGTTTTGGCACTGGATGCCGGAGCGGATTTTATTGAAAATGACATGTTTCTGAC
This genomic window contains:
- a CDS encoding aminotransferase class I/II-fold pyridoxal phosphate-dependent enzyme; translated protein: MITNNSQQTGDTGKSMHSYLAPLVQQIQPSGIRKFFDLAAGSKDIISLGVGEPDFKTPWHVREACVYSLERGFTGYTSNAGMPELREGISEYLHTRFAVEYNPANEIIATVGGSEAIDLALRALISPGDEILIPEPCYISYSPITAIGGGIPVGIETFGENNFKLTAEGLEAKITPRSKILILCYPSNPTGAIMSREDWEPIAKVVEKHDLIVISDEIYAELTYGSAHVSFASLPGMKDRTILVSGFSKAFAMTGWRMGYACGHPDLISAMLKIHQYTVMCAPSMGQVAALEALTNGMEEKDRMVDSYNQRRRLIVKGLRDAGLDCHEPQGAFYAFPSIRRTGLTSDEFAQRLLLEYKVAAVPGSVFGLGGEGYLRCSYATSVSQLNEAVERIGAFVLQLERERTE
- a CDS encoding aspartyl-phosphate phosphatase Spo0E family protein, which encodes MTGSGKRPPKGDINARRLSLEDEIRTLRSRMEQLFVQENSFTSAKVIEISSLLDLKINEYMKGHSRRR
- a CDS encoding MarR family winged helix-turn-helix transcriptional regulator; translation: MNTQQNTPYLELLQLIGLKLKRRADESIRELGLNAQQGKMIEYIHKHQEKGIIQRDLSDRFHARGASITSILQGLEKKGYIERKIPAHNERQKNIFVLPKGVELIEEFKRSFQQVEAEIVQSLSNDEQKLLKDLLVKINQNFT
- a CDS encoding amidohydrolase family protein yields the protein MSSGEQRYPMAGVTAITNARIFDGEKVIGARHILIQGGTIIAVGGEIPAHAAVINADNAMLMPGLMDAHVHTSIGGLRDALKFGVTTELEMNGGFTKKGREIQLQNLSDVADVRSAGMAVTAPGGHPDELLPDHDGGIPDFVLKELEKLTEKERNAMLEAFAHDHDEAPQVTTIEEAVKHVHTQVENGADYIKIMIEEGTVMGVPGLPVLSEDILKAAVREAHKLNKIVLAHVLTADSSLSAIQMGVDGLAHLFIDRPESTSEVVAAIKDSGAFVTPCLVLNASIIGNPASELAGDPRVNSKLSPEWIDILNSSFNTYPQGSLENSFKSVMDLHKAGVDILVGTDVSPVPLHNLGGLAHGASVHHEMQLLVKAGFTPVEALQSATSKPARRFGLQDRGRIAEGMRADLVLVEGDPTTNISDSLSIQAVWLKGAGQQIH
- a CDS encoding class I SAM-dependent methyltransferase, which codes for MLKAEMLRDPGTFDRLELTPAGAVNPVNGQCYPWEHGFYAFLNEADTEGSNKKYLEMYNKIARFYRLSNKAYFALKFGGERNYRRQFLSVLELRDGDRVLETSVGSADNFPYIDAKAEFYGLDISSGMLKQAVRNLRRWKLKAELFQGQAEHLPFQDKMFDCVYHVGGINYFSDPGRAVLEMIRVAKSGTRLMIADETEKLVKGTYVKVPVVKGYFEKGKDLPGILGLVPENMLEIEYREVCKGMMYCITFRKP
- a CDS encoding cob(I)yrinic acid a,c-diamide adenosyltransferase yields the protein MAIYTRTGDKGETSVIGGRVGKDDVRVEAYGTIDELNSFVGQARSLMEDAKFADVREQLLEIQHELFDCGSDLAFVKLSENKYKVKSGMAERLEGWIDALQAENPVLERFILPGGSQLSSVLHVCRTVCRRAERRAVTLGRSAEINQEAVIYLNRLSDYFFALARAANTRLGIADVEYVRSKKVFRN
- a CDS encoding RluA family pseudouridine synthase codes for the protein MSYYSPITYQVPPSEDGWLLKTILQKRMDVSRKLLSRLKMTEQGIMLNGERVYISVRVYAGDTVQIRMEQETSEDILPQPLPFEILYEDEHLLVVNKAAGMIVHPTHGHYTDTLANGVVYYWAQKGEQFRFRPVHRLDQETSGVLVIAKNPYSHQHISEQMIAGTVDKRYHAWVHGVPAALSGDIDGPIDRDPAEPHRRIVTPDGYPSLTRYEVKEVYSGAAKVELKLESGRTHQIRVHMGSIGCPLIGDGMYRHPLYSKAGLSAEEPGDPVPVKPAQLRRTAELEAGERAQLERIAELGAGERAQLERIAELDASIPRQALHAVRLSFQHPVLRTELVFEAPLPPDLALLQAKLQRETAAAELPGSDRNQR
- a CDS encoding Spx/MgsR family RNA polymerase-binding regulatory protein, which codes for MSHLKVYQYPKCSTCRSAVKWLKEAGHELELQHIAEQPPTAQELRVLVANSGLELKKFFNTSGEVYKNLGLKDKLPHLSEEEQLELLSKHGMLIKRPVVTDGKKVTVGFKEEAFSESWSM
- a CDS encoding glycerophosphodiester phosphodiesterase family protein, with the protein product MQKVQKVQKVRTAKKLVNLVAIAAILTGLLDTSLLSATASAAVFSTAAPEMSSPATAESPEPENVLLEPTAPTLAAPIPTAPVSAGSAAAEPGRAEAEVRRTLTAPLIDGKLDESFWSLDESLSVRTGEPAGEKSSFGLLWDSTYLYIAVDAPDSTPIHNGTGYWFDQDNLNLFLDPTLHRSSPFAKEDMQIGILYQPGSSTPEFRFGAALNNHQGKDEKQVLRAIQQTGQGWSAEMAVPWEMLGLDPHLKKQLGLELSVTDRLEKSDATAQRTGYWSAYNSSSFWNDTSGYGVITLSDEQPASGEMNPILLEENFDGYADGAIPEDWIADGSAGSSPFAVVREPSAVTEATYNSGQDITSVMEATYDPDQGQNNNSVTEAVYSNGRLRFDGNAAGRQGRIVAPVQADHYVIEADVRFESVLNSARWAALMFRVPANGKLPYYQMAVRQNGKYELAYRKPDGAWNVTSDGNGAPLPLNKDYSMKVRVFGDNVKEYIKAKDEADYTLLLDKPLENGLLDKGKVGFQADQSAVSFDNLKVTRLTADRLELDLPQQAEALAGPLTVTASVYYSDGLTEPVQANGLKLYSSDESIVRIVNNQPVPVKEGQATVTAVYYQAEASRLLTVTPSKTGAKVLSLSHETGYVLAQTGRELALDALAFHAESSDYSTGELKGDALEWSTDSKGVILGKDGITVETEGIHQLTGRKDDAVIRLILVAKKPEAKEYVLFEDNFDSTPEGTLPDGWKKVQGMTAGKAAVKGGALELNATAAPDNPLRLMLPDYLSLFGNYVIEGDITHTDALNASRWNSVMFRVQQGDYPYYQMAVRKDPSAANGVEFAERTAANQWNVMERGSYTEPLAEGVPLHYTIKAYGNQVQEWINNQLIIETLRANRYAKGGIGLQADSSRMRVDNLRVTLLEEPLPAPVIEPFIKVAEPQTQIALAPTIVTEIKQSSDLGKLAADQLPATAILHLNPELMVIEPGTGAEIAALPEVLAAAGDRVIPAFYVHDALAVDRLVQVLRERGLEDVFVVSEQGELIKRARAAYPMARGILDFTAAGNPGPEELLEMRRATTASGARVALLAGNAATRENTAYLQKLAVMVWSEAKAPAPSGMTAGLHQLITAGVNGLVIDLPSAAHAALALYNRDTTLIRKVHIIGHRGMPSVSPENTIESNVLALDAGADFIENDMFLTTDGHLIITHSPVLETTTDGSGPVENYSLEQLKTYNANKTYPEGFPLVRMPTLDEQLELARSRGKLVYAEIKTQTPEAVDAFVRTVKAHHAEDIVNVMSFHSAQLERLNKLMPEIPAGLLTGYIASENNVEGSLRDTLKTVSKLNLTFNTDYSGLGPEFMEAAVHRGLLISPWTLNKREDVIRFLKLGAFGITTDYAYWASDWAASLSAKTAKIELNPGEERELEAFVETYKGEHKEITPELVFLDGQELLQGDGSRVNARKPGTAHVLLRYSASIENGGTYDLYSQPVEITVKSAAGPTSAPTPTITPTATPTATPTVTPSPAPAATLAPSSGAGGYTFPSAAPGAGYTSVPGTVGAPPSPALPVLEAADGTVEAAVLEKAFRTSAQAAVNFTGDALELPAAVLQNAAHSGALLKVTHTEAKAGYMLPLEQLQLEQQAAALGTGLQEMKLKVTIRRLDGAAAAAVTRAVELAGGRQMSAAVEFNLEVLSDGRSIPVTSGSRYLTRSLVLDSPAGSTATGVMFSPEKGTLSFVPANFTGDGTEGMLRQIQSGSSILSVMTLDTSFSDLNGHWAERQAKQLADKLLLNGTGGGRFEPDRAVTRAEFAAMLARALALPAGQGSGKKAAWPDVQPADWFAGDVNAAAAAGLISGFGDGTLRPDAKVTRSEQAVMLARALRYIGQDSAAGSAAAESPPALELFKDAAGISWARGEWNIVIQAGLMNGVSKELLMPEMSATRAQSAVLLQRFLSLAGFIQ